The Ornithodoros turicata isolate Travis chromosome 7, ASM3712646v1, whole genome shotgun sequence genome includes a region encoding these proteins:
- the LOC135401610 gene encoding uncharacterized protein LOC135401610 isoform X1, with product MVGRRGRRPARGRGRGHAVKKAGPKKGAKKARSMVALGDSDVQDTNVTVAANKDDVDKEGFSAEVPAPKKQVKKEVKPTKGVIKPSVAKKGKKDSEKNAPKKTPSKPSRGAKKPPPDSKATAKAEKKRPSEKRRSADDSGNSLRFGSESEAWPSTGSVQSVLSMLRLSQISPSGGEERRGSKKGETKASVAGGKKSAQKAAPKSAEKKKVPEPQVKKELGKKEDKGEGQVSVTESLQTDETVRATDSTQTPEAPETSKRGEQDLKAVEKMAVKKFLKGLWRTYSATGMRDGESSVADTSASPESSKEKTQEEKRVDKKDADTSKGSPPGKDVPEEKSDDHPKKTEKPTEIPPLEKKASETEERQGTETQREVEPVDQPYRRPKTDDYASPHLSATQQQFPTLARAREMEEATWMRPVTTQRRLSPGMSLDEDVVDEVTEECYEPKAEGGLRKTLKKRRISRRLSQATPADRPTGRRTLPRRDDDYIDDAYFETPVFREDYRDDDYTPRSQLRVRGDRRIYEEPRRVGEGRERGFYTDNTYIPAQRWVKGIESSSLRREPLQEWIPVKAGESSVRPVKREMRPTRDDDGGGPAVEYRTIVNLRDRSPLPSLTSITDTVEYVYDDEEPVIRTASDECFLSHAEAAPPTYNRVTQPRQPASTWHASRGNIWANVKPWFEIQEPKRDPREIVPQSSATAKAQTNGRRYSASNKDQLSSSGKLVQDEAERRSLSNTSPVRRLVNKIRRMHRDRRSTLLSPPPPPVLPVRAAHCGCFGSAQPMTSYELSGVGQEGFYAVAGFHATGYNQELLQDLEIEELLHEIEKEDLLQELEKRQLNREAQRTPSPRLERRLSVVQTECRPPRKRAPPQPLKVGQQCSDAGLKEPPSKPARADTFYRRKPARAIAAPRLSRSGYDLRTGLDGALRKYQPKRKMSEQSLARKDTDATVRRPPIDGRRRSSAIPITQSSRFTWRTPAPSRPQPPPCLATSGPQRNGDWTVRRPRSQFTYQITPKQQYTLEEPTEAEIRETTSTSEAKKRHSMTVPCEVFSLDTPAETESQIYSGAESGELKTTFSADEKSNVTFPQSGLSGDSAEEIAQVKEATGESSGAPQGDTHMRAEVSMVQHSVEQATTSAKAESSLTKDLTQQELPLKSDDTPFEPSEQEIPKQTTTLPSRQEIPKQTTTLPSRQEIPQETTTLPSKQEIPKQTTTLPSKQEIPKQTTTLPSKQEIPKQTTTLPSKQEIPKQTTTLPSKQEIPKQSIPSMYRHSITMETQPLINEAYDDESPMEPASKASQRKSGDSSKSFRTFSVETPSRYIQAARRTTFPVSEDTRFQNFSVGTERHQCLQRAPRMSSLPQLPIEGAARFRTFAVGTPTRECIPVATGATSSQQALEDSQDTLRAINVSAPVCEGPPGEEVTQSHEATAEPDVDIGAKPVSADDEAADKSAASHEDIDEGQGEDEVVAVVESMSVNKEGEVAEEHLPPVSVPLQYDLIAVPQTVEQPEMTLWDYTTSVTFYPECKIVSVIGILCVLWIMIVMTLTSTQHHGGRFATTGWTPHEITGAQGSTDERNSTSEMPSTQPVTSSPAIHYCSTDYCKREGVYLDAILSDATDPCDDFYSYVCRTWMEDAEAPTDDVIWEVSRDSMLQYNMERDVVHYFDDPHLVDDVSPAGDLYRSCMLSASTSGVDYLRLLFKQWHIGGWPVPQTVNKQIEQVFTFAGELLRDIGLDVFVKVDVVTDPTSSKRRVVALDEPRVLLIAADMSMPKLVELVKLATEEAAAVFGVSDITALATEVVSVFSSFSTIAGPSGAKSGTPELLKVNNLAVGFRLLLKKAFGRTVSIDNDTPLLLLAPDFLKNRLDDIIRAEPPRALLNYFGLRVMALYAPFLQRPFTNLHKLFSLQFFGRVTQQDKSSYCVRAIERVLPACVLRAYALTSVQPDVDYRLWVSQLEDVFFRYMERLNWYDEFTGLSTRYRLKHTYLEVFFPGWILNGSKPCAPNYTIGGSLVESFYRLASSRQDDYFKQILSSDLWIPGVTSLFETSSIYDIPRQSVRIPVGVLNASVPAKSTVFDFHLSRVAVRIYAALIEIALDRTIYESETSLQTSAESERILSYILDCFVKDFRGLPAGIRDGSHSIVTDLRWVRHSILRHTAALQLAYQAFRDLLQVRKIWNFDFRLLTLPDVSADQLFFVYYALDNCESSDVNFKRRAYEMDRKIPPADRVNLALRHTKTFHDAFGCEQGSAMRAEGAAFCNVL from the coding sequence ATCCGAAGCGTGGCCCAGCACGGGGTCCGTACAATCGGTGCTTTCCATGCTGAGACTATCCCAGATCTCTCCGTCCGGTGGTGAGGAACGACGAGGAAGTAAGAAGGGCGAAACAAAGGCGTCCGTTGCAGGAGGTAAAAAAAGTGCACAGAAAGCCGCACCGAAAAGCGCcgagaaaaagaaagtgccCGAACCACAAGTTAAGAAAGAATTGGGAAAGAAGGAAGACAAGGGAGAAGGGCAGGTTTCAGTGACGGAATCTCTGCAAACCGACGAGACTGTGAGGGCCACAGATTCTACTCAGACACCAGAAGCACCGGAAACCTCAAAGAGGGGGGAACAGGACTTGAAGGCAGTCGAGAAAATGGCCGTTAAGAAATTTCTGAAAGGCCTGTGGCGGACGTACTCGGCTACTGGCATGCGCGACGGCGAAAGCAGTGTTGCCGACACGTCTGCTTCGCCTGAATCTAGCAAGGAGAAAACGCAGGAAGAGAAAAGGGTCGATAAAAAGGACGCGGATACTAGTAAAGGTAGCCCTCCTGGGAAAGATGTGCCAGAGGAAAAAAGTGACGACCACCCAAAGAAAACTGAGAAGCCAACGGAAATTCCCCCGTTGGAAAAAAAAGCCAGCGAGACGGAGGAGCGGCAGGGAACTGAGACACAGCGCGAAGTGGAACCTGTTGATCAGCCGTATCGCCGGCCTAAGACCGACGACTACGCGTCGCCGCATTTATCCGCAACGCAACAGCAATTCCCGACATTGGCACGCGCACGCGAAATGGAAGAAGCGACGTGGATGCGTCCCGTAACAACTCAAAGACGACTTTCACCGGGAATGTCTCTGGACGAGGACGTGGTTGATGAAGTAACGGAAGAGTGCTACGAACCGAAAGCTGAAGGCGGGTTACGGAAAACGCTGAAGAAGCGACGTATCTCGCGACGGTTAAGTCAAGCTACTCCAGCTGACAGGCCAACGGGGCGAAGGACGTTGCCGAGAAGAGACGACGATTACATCGACGATGCGTACTTCGAAACGCCCGTATTTCGTGAAGATTATCGGGACGACGACTATACTCCCCGGTCTCAGCTGCGTGTCCGAGGCGACCGTCGGATATACGAAGAGCCAAGACGCGTGGGCGAAGGTCGGGAAAGAGGCTTCTATACTGACAACACGTACATTCCTGCTCAGCGGTGGGTTAAAGGGATAGAGAGTTCCTCACTGAGGAGAGAGCCACTGCAGGAGTGGATCCCAGTGAAAGCGGGGGAGAGCTCCGTACGTCCCGTCAAGAGAGAAATGCGACCCACGAGGGACGATGATGGCGGAGGACCAGCTGTGGAATATAGAACGATAGTTAACCTGCGAGATAGAAGTCCTCTGCCTTCACTGACGTCAATCACAGACACCGTGGAATACGTCTACGACGATGAGGAACCCGTTATTCGAACCGCATCCGACGAGTGCTTCCTGAGCCACGCTGAAGCTGCGCCTCCGACGTACAATCGAGTGACTCAACCTCGACAACCTGCTTCAACCTGGCACGCATCACGTGGCAACATATGGGCCAATGTGAAGCCCTGGTTTGAGATCCAGGAGCCAAAGCGTGATCCGCGAGAAATCGTGCCACAGTCTTCGGCGACGGCAAAAGCACAGACAAACGGGAGACGTTATAGTGCTTCCAATAAAGATCAGCTTTCGTCGTCGGGAAAACTTGTCCAAGACGAGGCAGAACGCAGGTCACTCTCCAACACATCGCCCGTCAGACGTCTAGTCAACAAAATACGGCGAATGCATCGTGATCGACGCAGTACATTGCTTTCCCCTCCTCCACCTCCCGTTCTGCCAGTGCGCGCGGCACACTGCGGGTGTTTTGGCAGCGCGCAGCCAATGACCTCCTATGAGCTCTCGGGTGTAGGTCAAGAAGGCTTCTATGCGGTCGCTGGTTTCCATGCTACTGGTTACAACCAAGAACTATTACAAGATCTTGAAATCGAAGAACTACTGCATGAAATTGAAAAGGAAGATCTCCTGCAAGAGCTCGAGAAACGGCAATTAAATCGCGAAGCTCAGAGGACTCCTTCTCCCCGACTTGAACGCAGGCTCTCCGTCGTGCAAACAGAGTGCCGACCGCCTAGGAAGAGGGCGCCACCTCAACCATTAAAGGTAGGACAACAATGCTCAGATGCAGGGTTGAAAGAGCCGCCAAGTAAGCCAGCGAGGGCGGATACGTTCTACCGAAGAAAGCCTGCCAGAGCTATTGCCGCTCCGCGGTTAAGCCGCAGTGGTTACGACCTTCGGACTGGTTTAGACGGGGCTTTACGGAAATACCAACCAAAGCGAAAAATGTCTGAACAGTCTCTTGCCAGAAAAGACACCGACGCCACCGTACGCCGTCCTCCCATTGACGGCCGCAGAAGGTCGTCTGCTATTCCGATTACCCAGTCTTCCCGATTCACGTGGCGCACTCCTGCACCAAGCCGTCCTCAGCCACCGCCATGTTTGGCTACCTCTGGACCACAACGAAACGGGGACTGGACCGTGCGTCGACCACGCTCTCAATTCACGTACCAGATCACGCCGAAACAGCAGTATACGTTAGAGGAGCCGACAGAAGCAGAAATAAGGGAAACCACGTCGACTTCAGAAGCGAAGAAACGACATTCCATGACAGTGCCTTGCGAAGTTTTTTCTCTGGATACACCCGCAGAAACCGAAAGCCAAATATATTCAGGTGCTGAATCTGGTGAGCTCAAGACTACGTTTAGCGCTGATGAGAAATCCAATGTCACGTTTCCACAATCTGGGCTGAGTGGTGACAGTGCTGAAGAGATTGCGCAAGTGAAGGAAGCTACGGGCGAGAGCAGCGGTGCTCCTCAAGGGGACACCCATATGCGCGCTGAAGTTTCTATGGTACAGCATTCGGTTGAACAAGCTACCACGTCTGCAAAAGCGGAAAGTTCGCTCACAAAAGATTTAACACAACAAGAGCTTCCTCTCAAAAGCGACGACACTCCATTCGAGCCTTCCGAGCAAGAAATACCGAAGCAAACGACGACACTGCCTTCTAGGCAAGAAATACCGAAGCAAACGACGACACTGCCTTCTAGGCAAGAAATACCACAGGAAACGACGACACTGCCTTCCAAGCAAGAAATACCGAAACAAACGACGACACTGCCTTCCAAGCAAGAAATACCGAAACAAACGACGACACTGCCTTCCAAGCAAGAAATACCGAAACAAACGACGACACTGCCTTCCAAGCAAGAAATACCGAAGCAAACGACGACACTGCCTTCCAAGCAAGAAATACCGAAGCAGAGCATACCTAGCATGTATCGGCACAGTATAACCATGGAAACGCAGCCTCTGATCAATGAAGCTTATGATGACGAATCTCCAATGGAACCTGCTTCAAAGGCTAGCCAGCGGAAGAGTGGTGATAGCTCCAAATCCTTCCGAACTTTCAGTGTGGAAACACCAAGTCGGTATATTCAAGCAGCCAGAAGGACGACGTTCCCAGTTTCTGAGGATACTCGCTTCCAAAATTTCAGCGTGGGAACTGAAAGGCACCAATGTCTTCAACGCGCTCCAAGGATGTCGTCGTTACCGCAGCTTCCTATTGAAGGCGCCGCAAGGTTCAGGACTTTTGCCGTGGGCACGCCCACCCGAGAATGTATTCCAGTGGCTACCGGAGCGACGTCTTCGCAGCAAGCCCTGGAAGATAGCCAGGACACTCTCCGTGCGATCAACGTAAGTGCGCCCGTGTGCGAAGGTCCTCCAGGGGAAGAGGTAACGCAGTCGCATGAAGCCACTGCGGAGCCGGATGTAGACATCGGGGCCAAGCCGGTATCCGCAGACGATGAAGCTGCTGACAAAAGCGCTGCTTCGCACGAAGACATTGACGAGGGTCAGGGAGAGGACGAGGTTGTGGCCGTCGTGGAATCGATGTCTGTCAACAAAGAGGGTGAAGTCGCGGAGGAACATTTACCACCAGTGTCTGTCCCACTGCAGTATGACTTGATTGCAGTTCCACAAACCGTGGAGCAGCCAGAGATGACGCTTTGGGATTACACTACTAGCGTTACATTTTATCCGGAATGCAAGATCGTTAGTGTAATAGGCATTCTGTGCGTTTTATGGATAATGATTGTTATGACGCTCACTAGTACACAACACCATGGTGGCAGATTCGCCACAACGGGATGGACACCGCACGAAATAACGGGTGCACAGGGTTCCACGGACGAAAGAAACAGCACAAGCGAGATGCCTTCAACACAACCTGTCACATCAAGTCCGGCCATACATTACTGCAGTACGGATTATTGTAAGAGAGAAGGCGTATACTTGGACGCAATACTGAGCGATGCCACCGATCCTTGCGACgatttttacagctacgtctgTAGGACTTGGATGGAGGATGCTGAGGCTCCCACGGATGACGTTATTTGGGAAGTGTCCAGAGACAGCATGCTCCAGTACAACATGGAACGTGATGTGGTTCATTACTTTGACGATCCCCACCTTGTTGATGACGTTTCGCCGGCTGGGGATCTGTACAGAAGTTGCATGTTGAGCGCGAGCACTTCGGGAGTGGACTACTTGCGTCTCCTCTTCAAGCAGTGGCATATCGGAGGCTGGCCGGTACCGCAAACGGTTAACAAGCAAATTGAGCAAGTGTTTACCTTTGCCGGTGAGCTACTACGTGACATTGGCTTAGACGTCTTTGTGAAGGTGGATGTCGTTACCGACCCTACTAGCTCGAAGCGCCGTGTTGTGGCCCTGGATGAACCTCGTGTACTGTTAATTGCGGCAGACATGTCCATGCCCAAGCTAGTCGAATTAGTGAAGCTGGCTACCGAAGAAGCTGCTGCCGTGTTCGGAGTGTCCGATATAACTGCACTCGCGACTGAGGTGGTGTCTGTCTTCTCGAGTTTCAGCACAATAGCCGGACCAAGTGGGGCCAAAAGCGGCACACCGGAACTCTTAAAGGTTAACAACCTTGCTGTCGGCTTTCGGTTACTCCTCAAAAAAGCGTTCGGTAGAACTGTTAGCATTGACAACGATACGCCCTTATTGTTACTGGCGCCAGATTTTCTGAAGAATAGGCTGGACGACATTATCCGCGCAGAACCGCCACGAGCACTCCTCAATTACTTCGGTCTTCGTGTTATGGCTCTGTACGCTCCTTTCCTTCAACGGCCCTTCACGAACCTCCACAAACTATTCTCTCTGCAGTTTTTCGGACGAGTAACGCAGCAGGACAAGTCTTCATATTGCGTTCGGGCGATCGAACGGGTCCTTCCTGCGTGCGTCCTACGAGCGTACGCCCTAACTAGCGTCCAACCAGACGTCGACTATCGCCTTTGGGTGTCCCAGCTAGAAGACGTCTTCTTTCGTTACATGGAACGCCTCAACTGGTACGACGAATTCACTGGTCTAAGTACACGCTACAGGCTGAAGCATACGTACTTGGAAGTGTTCTTTCCCGGCTGGATTCTAAATGGAAGCAAGCCCTGCGCGCCCAACTACACTATCGGCGGTAGCCTCGTGGAATCATTTTACCGTTTGGCCAGTTCGCGTCAAGACGATTACTTCAAGCAGATATTAAGTAGTGACCTCTGGATACCAGGCGTTACGTCGTTATTCGAGACATCGTCGATCTACGATATACCACGGCAGAGCGTGAGGATACCAGTGGGTGTTCTTAACGCGTCGGTTCCTGCCAAGAGCACCGTGTTCGATTTCCACTTGTCTCGGGTGGCGGTTCGGATTTACGCGGCCTTAATTGAGATAGCGTTGGACCGAACCATCTACGAAAGCGAGACGTCCCTTCAAACCAGCGCCGAATCCGAGCGTATTCTCAGTTACATTCTCGACTGCTTCGTCAAAGACTTCAGAGGACTTCCGGCCGGAATTCGCGACGGCTCCCACTCCATCGTCACGGACCTTCGCTGGGTCCGCCATTCCATTTTGCGGCACACAGCGGCGCTGCAGTTGGCCTACCAGGCGTTCAGGGACTTACTGCAAGTCAGGAAGATATGGAACTTTGATTTCAGGCTCCTCACGCTGCCCGACGTTTCGGCTGATCAGCTCTTCTTCGTATATTACGCGCTCGACAACTGTGAATCCAGCGACGTGAACTTTAAGAGGCGGGCGTACGAGATGGACCGCAAGATACCACCTGCTGACCGGGTGAACCTTGCcttgaggcacacaaagacttTTCATGACGCCTTTGGCTGCGAGCAGGGAAGCGCGATGAGAGCTGAGGGCGCGGCCTTCTGCAATGTTCTATAG